TTCTGAGCGCAGTTGCAGTCAATCAATACAAACTTCTGCCAAAGCTTCAGGTGTAAAGGTGCGGAGTGCAATGCCAATTGTAGAAGCTAACTATATAAAGACGCGAATCATAAGTGATGAAGGGGCAAGTTTAGCGGAAAACTAGCTGGTTTATACTCAGCTTGATTTGGGAACAAAGAGTATTACCGCGATCGCAGAAAACACAACCACGTCAATACATTAATCAACAATCGTTACTTTGGTACTTAACTTTACCCAACCCTTCTCAATTAACTGCTGCAATGTGTTTGAGTCGAGATGGATGCAGCCACCTGAGTTAGCTTGACCAATATTGTCAGGATTGGGTGTACCATGAAGTGCGATTGAGAACCAGTAGGGTGTTCCCTGAAATGTACTCATCTTGGGACCCGTGATGCTTGTCGTTGAAGTGAGTCCGATATAGCCATTTCCATAGGCTCTGTCTGAGCTACCGTTCCCATCAAAGTCAAGAGAATTCATGTTCTTGAATAGCTGAGCTAATCCTTGCTGAGGGTTAACTAAGTTGCGATACTGAGTAACCTTGATAAAACGCTTAACGTTATTTTGGGAAATCTGGTTGTACTCAGACTTCTTGTAGAGAATCAAGTCTACGCTCATCTCGCCTGTGGGAGTAACAAAGTCATTCATATTTTGTTTGTCTTTGAGTCCGCCCTTACCAATACCAATACTTGCCTTGTAAACCGGAACGCTTTGGTTATTGAGTACCTCTAAGCGCTTGTCTACTCGATGAATGAGCAGCGAGTAACGTTCTTCTTGAATGCTGTTGAGTTTATCAGCATTCTTTACGGATGGTGGCGAGGATTGTGGCTTGGCTTCAATTACGTTTTTTGGAGTTGGAACGACAGCATCAGATGATGTACAAGCGCATAGGGCTATTGGTAGTAGTGCAACTAAGAGCCAGTTTGAGATGAGACGAGATGTTCTGAACACAACTAACCTAACTGGGGCTTGCTCAACTAATTCTCATGATATAAGGGAGATCCTGTAAATTGTTCTACGCCGTGTTTGATATTGCAGCTAGAGAGGGAGCTAGAGGCGAAGCTACTACTTTATGCTGGAATCAGCACCAATAGAGCCAAACCGGGCAAAAATTTCCGTGCAATGCTGCACTGTCTATAGTCAAGCGAATCAATCATGCTGCAAATTTCTAACACCGTGAGTATTCCAGAGCATGAGATTGAGATGAGTGCGGTGCGATCGCAAGGTGCTGGCGGGCAAAACGTGAATAAGGTAGCAACCGCCATTCACCTGCGCTTTGACATTGTGGCTTCCTCTCTACCTGAACGCTACAAAGAGCGGCTGTTGAAGCTTTCTGACCAGCGCATTACCAAAGATGGGGTAATTGTCATCAAGGCTCAAGAACACCGCAGCCAGGAACAGAATCGGGAAGAAGCGTTGCAACGATTGCAAGACTTGATTAAGAGTGCGATCGCCGTCGTCAAACTCCGCAAAAAGAGCAAACCAACTCGGAGTTCTCAAAGAAAGCGTCTGGATAGTAAAACTAAGCGATCGCAGATTAAGTCGATGCGAGGGAAGGTTACGGATGAGTGAGTGGTACAGAAAAGACCTTGCTTACATTCATGATGTCGGCTTCAGGAGTTATGTTCTGCAAGCAATGCCAGGAATTCTGGCAACTCTCAAGCAGCATGGCATTCAGGATGGACTGATTGTAGATTTGGGGTGTGGTAGTGGTTTGTCAGCTGAGGAGTTGGTTAGGGCAGGCTACCAAGTATTGGGAGTTGATATCTCAGCTGACATGATTGAGATTGCCCGTTGTCGAGTTCCTAGGGCTGAATTTCAGCTAGGCTCGTTGTTCAAGGTTGAAATTCCTGACTGTAATGCGGTGATTTCGATTAGTGAATGTTTTAACTACCTGTTTGACCCCGACCACCAAACACTTACCCAGGTGTTTCAACGCATCCACGATGCTCTCGCACCGGGAGGCGTTTTTATCTTTGATATTGCAGAACCCGGACAGCTGACTTCTGCAACTCCAGTCAAAAGCTTTACCGAAGGCGAAGATTGGATTGTTTTGGTGGAAAAACAGGAAGACCCGGATCGGCACATCCTGACTCGGCGAATCATTACCTTTCGGCAAGTAGGAAACGATTATCGTCGAGATGACGAGG
This genomic stretch from Coleofasciculus sp. FACHB-1120 harbors:
- a CDS encoding L,D-transpeptidase, encoding MFRTSRLISNWLLVALLPIALCACTSSDAVVPTPKNVIEAKPQSSPPSVKNADKLNSIQEERYSLLIHRVDKRLEVLNNQSVPVYKASIGIGKGGLKDKQNMNDFVTPTGEMSVDLILYKKSEYNQISQNNVKRFIKVTQYRNLVNPQQGLAQLFKNMNSLDFDGNGSSDRAYGNGYIGLTSTTSITGPKMSTFQGTPYWFSIALHGTPNPDNIGQANSGGCIHLDSNTLQQLIEKGWVKLSTKVTIVD
- the arfB gene encoding alternative ribosome rescue aminoacyl-tRNA hydrolase ArfB; this translates as MLQISNTVSIPEHEIEMSAVRSQGAGGQNVNKVATAIHLRFDIVASSLPERYKERLLKLSDQRITKDGVIVIKAQEHRSQEQNREEALQRLQDLIKSAIAVVKLRKKSKPTRSSQRKRLDSKTKRSQIKSMRGKVTDE
- a CDS encoding class I SAM-dependent methyltransferase, with amino-acid sequence MSEWYRKDLAYIHDVGFRSYVLQAMPGILATLKQHGIQDGLIVDLGCGSGLSAEELVRAGYQVLGVDISADMIEIARCRVPRAEFQLGSLFKVEIPDCNAVISISECFNYLFDPDHQTLTQVFQRIHDALAPGGVFIFDIAEPGQLTSATPVKSFTEGEDWIVLVEKQEDPDRHILTRRIITFRQVGNDYRRDDEVHRQQLYTAAEIATMLQQVGYQVEIQRCYGQFALPNAHAALIARKSMSNL